The sequence AAATATAGCTCAGTATCTTAATGGAATAGATGCTTTCGGACTTGATACCGACAAAGCAAGATTGATACGTTTGTTTTTTCAACCTGTTTTAATTTTTTGGGCTTTATGGTCTACCGGCGCTTTGAGCGCGCTTTTCAAAAAGAAGAAGTAACCTGAAAATATAAATCCTGTTTTTTTAAATCAAATGGACGCGTTTAAAAACACTTTTCTTTTTTCCTGGAATCCAATAAAATTCAGCTGGCCCGACATTGGTGAGCAGAGTGAATTCTTGCGCAGCGGAGGAAAAGTGGAAGACAGCTGGACTTGCGCCAGTCATAAAAAGATTCAACCCGGAGATCGTGCTTTTGTTAGTGTTGTTGGTGTTGAACCGCGGGGAATTTTTGCATCAGGACATGTTTCATCTTTACCTTTTTTAGGGAAAAACAGGAAAGGAACTATGACACACCGGGTTTTAATTAATTTTGATGTATTACTCGATCCAGCAAAAGAATCAATTCTTACCCTGGACATTCTCGCCTTAGGAAGATTAGAAAAACAAGTATGGACACCACAAGCAAGCGGCATAAGCATTAAAAAAGAATTTGTAGAAGAGCTTGAATTACTTTGGCAGGACTTTCTTTTATCAAAAAAGAAAAAAGCCTAAGCGAATAAAAAATTATTTGCTCAGGCTTTCATAAGAGCTTACGGGCTCAAATATTTTGAATGCTTTATCTAAATTAGACGATTAAAAATACTCTTCCTAGAAAATTAACATTAGACAGACTGTTAAATTTATTTCAGCAGCTCTTTTAACTCTAGATCTTTCACATATTCAAAAAGAATCTGGTTATTTTCCTGTATCTCAACGCCAACAATTTCGTTACTCACGCGATTAAAAAAAACTTCTATGAGGTAGTCATCCATAGCAAACAAGCTGATATCATTATCATAATATACTTTTTGCGAAATAAAATCGCCTTCTACCCAGAGCTGTTCCATCTTATCAGGGATAGTTAATTTTACAAATTCTTCTCGGGTCATATTTGCTAAAATAAAGCTAAGATACTACACAAGATAGCTTTGCTTTGCTACAGAATGTAGTATAATTGAATTTGACAGCATTTAAAGGCGATTTGAATTTTTAATTCTTAGTGTATATTTACGAAACAAAGGTTAATTTTAAGAAAGAATGAAAAGCCTATTTTTTCGCGTTTGCTTTTTTGGTTTTATACTGTGCTGCTTACCAGGCCGCGCGCAGCTTAGCTATGACGCAAGTGCGGTGTATGGCTTGAGAAAAATGACTCCCACGTATTCCGGCAGTGCAATAAGAGTGCAACGTACCTGCGACAATGGCACCGGGGATATCGGCTTTAACTCTTGTGGTGATCTTGACACTGTTGCCTTAAAAACTTTTGTACTGGCTTCAAATCCATTAAGCGCAATAACTGTTACAAGTTCTACGGCTTTTAGTTTGCGCCGTCTCCGTTGTTCCTATCCCGGAAATGCTATCCGGGTAAGAAGCAGTGCTACTGGAAGTCCTACCCTTGATATAGCTTTTACACCTAATGGCGATCTGGATACAGCCGCATTAAAAACTTTTGCAGGAACTAATAGCGCTTTTGTAACTATCTGGTACGACCAAAGTGGAAATGCCAGAGATGCCAGCCAGGGCACAACTGCTAATCAACCCAGGATCGTAAATGCAGGTGTTGTTGAACGACAAGGAGGAAGGCCTGCGGTTTATTTTACCGGCATGGGTTGCACGTTAAGTACAGCTGCGTTTACAACCTTTTCTGCAGCCGCTTGCTTCAATGGTGTGGCGCGGGTTAACACAAATGTTACCTACAATACCATTCATAATAAAACCAATACAAATTATCCTTCACCTTTAGATTTGTACAATGCACAAGTGGTTATTGGCGACGGGTCGAACGCTGGTTATAGTTTTGCCGGCTACGGTCAGACTTTTAATGCCTCTCTTCCACTTTCTATCTGGACATACCAGGCAGCATCGGGAGGTTCTTACACATTTTATTATAACGGTTCGCAAACAGCAACAGGAAGTGTCGGGCAGTATGGTGATAACGGAAATCCTTTTGTATTGGGCGGTCGCGCAGATGGACTAACGGGCCTGAATGGCTGGATCTCAGAAAGTATAACGTTTAATTCTCTTCCAACTACAACTGATCGCCAGTTTTTAGAGTGGTCGCAAAGTCAATATTATTTAACGGGAGGGCCCGCCCTTTCGGCCCTACCCGCTTCTCCTGCCAGTGCATCCGTGGCTATCTGGTATGATCAATCAGGAACAGGTAAACATGCCGCGCAGGCAACAGCTACCAATCAGCCAAGAATTGTAAATGCGGGGAGCATCGTTAAAAACAACCTTAACCCTGCTATTAATTTTGCCGGATTTCCTCAGAATTTAGTGGCAGCACTTTCTACCAGTGCTTACCCAGTTTCCATCTCGTTGCTTGCAAGTACGTCCGGTTCGTCGTCTAATGGTGCGTTTGTAAAACTCGGAACCGATGTCAGCACCGGCGGACAGGCTGGTATAGGAATTGGTATCGGGAACTCCGGAGGAGACTATGATAATTCGGGAACATCTGTGATAGCTGTAAAAGAATGGGTATCGTGGTCACCTTCTAATCCGAATGTCAACTACCCGTCTACGCCATTCAGTTCCGTTCTTATTCAGCAAAGTGGCGGAGGAGGAACTACTACTTATTTAAATGGCACGAATATTCCTTTAAGTAATTCTTCTAATGCTGTAGGATCAGCCATCGCCGGTAGTTTATTAATTGGTGGATATGTAAACGGCGTTAATCGCTACGCCATTGTTAAAGAGTCGGAAGTTATTGTTTTTCCAACTGCACTTTCCTCTACTCGCAGACTTCTATTGGAAGCAAATCAATCTGCACAAAATGGAATTAGTATTGCTATCAATAAATATACGCCACCAAGTTCTACTTCCTATCAACGTTTTGTGAATGGTATTGGACGCGAAAGTTCTACCGATAGCGTAGCAGGAACAAGAAGTACCATGGGCATGGGAATTCGCACTGGCACTACCTCAACAGATTTTTTAAAAGATAATGGAGACTACATAACCTTTGGCATGAATTGCCCTGTAACAACAACCGTATCTACTTCCAATTTGCCTGCAGGTATAACCCAGCGTTGGTTTAACGACTGGTATGTAAACAAAACGGATGTTAGCAGTAATAATGGCACCTTAACTGTCTTTTTTGATTTTAGCGATTATAGGTTAAGTTTACTACCTGGGGTTGCGGCTAACTATGAATTATTATCGCGCAGCTCTCCCTCCGGAAATTTTTCTATCGTTTCAGGCACAACAAAATCAGTGCTTGGCGATCGTGTTGAATTTTCTTTAGACGCATCCAACATCACTACTAATTTTTATTATACCATAGGAACAAGAAGTATTAATGCGAGTCCCCTTCCAGTTGAATTACTTTCTTTTGAGCTGGGCTGTGAAAATTACAAAGTGAATTGCAAATGGTCTGTTGCTTCTGAAAAAAACAACGACTATTTTTTAGTAGAAAGAGCTGTTGACGGAATTAATTTTGAATCTGTGGGCTATGTAAAAGGAGCCGGCACAAGCAATCTTAGAAAGAATTATTTTTATGCCGATGAGCGTCCCTTAAACGGATTAGCCTATTACCGTTTGAAACAAAAAGACTTTAATGGCGCTGAATATATCTATCCCCTAAGGCAGGTTACGTGCGAAGGTTCGGGTCTTGGCATCCTTATCTATCCCAATCCCAATTCAGGTACTTTTATTGTAGAAGGCGCCAAACTTTTTTCAGATATTGAAGTCATTGATTTAACCGGGAGGGTTATTTATACACAAAAAAATCTTCTGACTAAACAGGAAATTAAAATTGCGAATTTAAAGCAGGGAGTTTATTATGTAAGAATTAGCAATTCATCACAAAGCAATGTTCTAAAAATGGTAGTGACCTATTGATAATTTTTTATCTTCGTAAAGAGCAAAAGAGAAATTATGATAGAAACTTTTGAACTTAAATTGCCTTCAGGCGAAACTGCAAAATTTTCGATCTGGAAATCGGCTTTCAAAAAAGAAACTGCTTATTTTGCCAAGATTATCGATGTCAAAAAAGTTTCTGCAAAAAATACTTACGGTGTTATTGTAAAAGCCGGACAAAAAACAGTTTATTACGCAGATCACATGAAACTTAAATCAGACCTCATAGCCTTTTATGGAGTGTAAATCAAGTAGGCATATTTCACCGGAATCTTTATTCAAAAAAAAAATCACTCTGCTTCTTTGTCTTTTGTTTTTAGGATCTAATGGATTTTCGCAAACCTCCTGCGTTACAAAAAATGTTGCTTTTTCTTCAGGCGAAGAACTCAATTATCAGATAGTTTATAACTGGGGAATGATCTGGGTAGAATCTGCCTATGCTTCTTTTAAAGTGAACAGTTCGAAATTAAACGGAAGAAATTGTTATCGCTTTACAGGAACAGGAAGTACCTATACTAAATACGATTGGTTTTATAAAGTACGTGACGTTTTTGAAACTTATGTAGACTCCGAATCTTTCCGTCCTTTAAAATTCAAAGCAGATATACTTGAGGGCTCTAAAAAAGACAAGCATACCTACATCTTTAATAATGCTCAAAAAAGAGCTTACACACTCATTAATCGTGGAGAAAAGCCGATCAAAATAGATACCTTAAAAATTAATAGCTGTACTATAGATGTACTTACTGCCATTTATTATGCCCGTAATATTGATTATTCTAATTGCAAGTATAACGACACTGTTAGTATTTCTTTGTTACTCGATGGAAAAGTGTATCCCATTTATGTACGCTATTTGGGAAAAGAAGTTTTTACCTCTAAGGAACTTGGGAAATATAATTGTATAAAGTTTAGTCCGCTTTTAGTAGAAGGCTCCATCTTTAAAAAAGGAGAAGGCATGACGGTTTGGGTAAGTAATGATAAAAATAAAATTCCTATTTATATCGAAACACCTATTGTTGTAGGCACAGTGAAAGTAAAACTCGTAAGTGTTAAAGGCTTAAGAAATGAGGAGGAAGGAAAGATCTCAGGACCTGAATTAACGAAGTCTAAAAAGTAACAGGCATTCTAAACCAAATCCGAAGTTTTTTTGTTTGTAGTAAAATCCTTCTTTAATCATTGATGCTGGCGAATAAAACATATTCGGACACACTTGAAACTGAATATTTTTAGTGACCTCTTCAATAAGTCCTGCTTTTAAATTTACATTAGCAATCCACTTTCTGGATTGCTCATACATGTATGAATTGCGGGCATCAAACTGCGCTGAATAGGCAAGGTCTGCAGAATAGAGTTTTGATTTCAGTCTTAATTTTTGAGCATGCAAGCCAATAGCAAATTTTACTTTCAAGAAACGATTAAACGTATAAAGTCGTGCAACTTCCGTTGAAAAGTCATAGTATTTATAAGTGCTTTTATAGATAGCGTTTGGATCGGGAGCATTATTTGTATTGAAATTCTGCGGAGTTAATGGAATTGACGTGCTTTGATTATAATTTGTGAAAGGCAATACCACCGCTTTGCTTTTTTGCGTGTATTTCTGAAAACCAAATCCAGCAAGCACTTCCCATTTGTTCTTAATTAAAAAGCCACCTTTAAGACCGAAACCATAATTAAACATAAGACTGTTTTCACTTTTTACAGCCTTATAATACGCATCGTAAACAGCCTGATCGTTGCCTTTTTCTTTTTTAAGAAAGTAGGCGCCCATTTGGGGATTGATAGCTGCGCCAACAAAAAAATTCACCTTTTTTTCTTTTTTTATAGAGTCATTTAAATTTTTTGTCAGCGGTAATTCTCTTGCGGAATCTGCACGGATGCTTTGCGAAGCTCTCTCATATTTTAGCGGCATAGTCAACAACTCGAGTTTATCAAAGTTATATTCCAGACTTTGCAGCGGTTCTTCCTGAACCATGTCGGGATTAATTTCTTTTGTAGCGGTACTATAAGATCTTGTTTCAGCTTCACTCTCTCTTACTACGTTTTTTGATCCTGACTGTTGCGCATCTGTATTTCTTTTTCTATGAACGCCTTGCATTTGACCGGCTAAAGACCTCTGCGATGAAATTTCCTGCGACGGTTTCCTCAGGATTGCTGAGCGCTTCACTGCTCTTGTTTCAGTTTTGGATTTTTCAGGTGAAAGCTTTTTGTCGGATCTTGATTTGCTTGCCAGAGGTCCGGGATGAGTATTATCAACCTTCCCCGGAAGTTCATTTGTTGTTTGAATTTCAGCTTTAGATCTTTCAGTTTTAGAAGAAGGAAGTGTACTTGAAATTTCCTCCCTCTGCGTGTGTTTTGTAACCGTGTTACTAAAAGGCATTTGTAGAGTCTTTTCATTTTTAAAAAACAAATAACCCGCAGTACCCAGCAAAAGAACAATTCCAGGGATAACGAAAACAAAAAATGCTCTTCTTTTTTTCTTCATCATTTTTTCCTGGATCACTTCAAAAGAAGTCATCCTTGGCTCAAGCCTGAAATCTTCAAGCCTGCTTTTTAAATGTTCGTTTATGTTGTCCTGATCTTCCATGAGTTCAGCTTAAGCGTTTTTTTTACTTACGGCCAGTGTTTTTTCTTTCAGCAGTTTCATTAATGCCTGTCGCGCCCTTGCCAATTGTGAGCGACTCGTACTTTCTGTTATATTTAATTTTTCTGCAATCTCGCGGTGTGAAAAATCTTCCACCAAAGCAAGATTGATAATTGTTCTGTAACCTTCAGAAAGAACACTCATACAGGAAAGAATCTCCTCCAGACTCATGTGTTCTTTTTCTTCACTTTCAAATTCTATAGTCTCTACTATTTCGAGGTTGCGCTCAAAATAAATACGGTTTTTTTTTCGTAATGCTGTAAGAGCAGTATTAACAGCAATGCGTTTGGCCCAGCCTTCAAAACTGCCCTCATTTTTAAGCGACTTCAGATTGGTAAAAATCTTTACAAAAGAATCCTGCATAACGTCCTCAGCCTCATCCCGATCCTGCAAATAACGCACGCAAATGCCAAGCAGAGTCGGCGCTAACCAACTATACATCTGAAACTGGGCTTGTTTATCGCCCTTTTTACAGTTTGCTATTATCTTATCTGAATCAATCAATTACCTATTACCGACTAAAATTCGTGATTCTAAATTAGTCTAAAATTAACCGGGATATTTTTCTTTCTCAATACACTTCTAAGACGCCGTTATCTTAAAAACGCTGCACGCAAATAAAAAAACCTCCAGGAGGAGGTTTTGTATTTAACATTCTTAAAATTTCATTTCATGATTATGATCTTCTGACTGATCATTTGGTTGTCTTTGTTGCCCATGATAAAATAGATACCATTGGCAATATCAGTAAGGTGGGTTTTATGTTCGTTGGAATCTGAAAGCTTAATAAAATTAACTACTTGCCCAAGTTCATTTACCAGCCTCAAATCCAGGTCTGCCTGCGATTGAACAGTAAACTCTCCATTGTTGGGGTTTGGATAAATGGTCAGTACTCCAGTATCTCTGTTCAGTTGCCCGATACCCGCACAAACCGAAATTTTTAAAAGAACTGTGCCTGTGTTAACACATCCGTTACTATCGGTTCCTGTAACAGTGTAAATTGTTTGTGCCATTGGCGATACCTGCAAGGTTGCTCCGGAAGCGGTGTTGCTCCATGTATAAGTTTGCGCGCCCGAACCTGTAAGAATGGCTTTTTCTCCCTTACAAAGTATGCTTTTATTGGAGTGAACTGTCACTGTAGGATTTGAATAAATTCCAACACTGGCGGTGGCAGTTGACGCACAATGTAATCCATTGCTATTGCTGGTTGCACTTAATGTATACACTAACGCCGTTACAGGACTAACAGTGGCAGAGTTTAAATTGCTTCCGTTGCTCCAGGTATAAGTTAAAGCTCCTGACGAAGTTAATAGTGCTGTGCCACCCGTGCAGATGGATGAAGTTGCCGAGATGCTTAAAACAGGCGTAAAAATAGTGACTACTACCGTGTTTGTTTTTTTACAGCCGGTTATAGTATTTTGCCCTGTTACGCTGTAAATAGAAGTTGCCAGAGGGTTGACGATGGTTGTTGCAGAAGTTTGCCCACCTGACCAGGTATAAGAATTGGCACTGCCGCTTGCGGTAAGTGTTGCCGAACCACCAACACAAACCAGTGTTTTATTTGTTATTGCTATAACAGTGGGCTGAGCATTTACAAGTATTACCTGACCCATGATACTCGTGCAACCAAGAGAATTAATTCCGGTAACCAGATAATTTGTTGCTGTTGTTGGCGAAACCACAGCTGTAGAATTGAGCGAAACAGCCGGATTCCAGCTGTAACTCAGAGCGCCACTAACCGTCAGAACAGACGTATCACCTGCACAAATAACCGAATTATTTGCTGCAATAGTAAGAACCGGGTTTGGATTAACGGCAATACCCACAGTGGTACTATTTATACAGGTTCCATCGGAAGCCGAAAGTGTATAGGTGGTACTAACCGAAGGCAAAATAACAGGTGATGCACCATAGGTGGTATATCCCGGAGCGGTCCATGTATAAGTCTGGGCACCCGCGGCAGCCAGTGTGGCAACGTTTTGTGCGCAAACTAAAGTTGGATTTACTAACGCTGCTATGGTTGGAAGCTGGTTGACGGCTACCGTTAGTGTGCGTGTTCTTGAGCAGTGGGCGTTAGATTGTACAACGCTATAAGTTGTTGTAGCAGTTGGAGAAACGATAGCAAGACTGCCGGAACTGTTTATGGGTAACCAAGTGTATGTCAAAGCTCCCGATGTAGTTAGACTCGAAGAACCACCTATGCAAATTAAAGCTGGTGAGCTTAGCGGTGCAACACTGGGTGTGGGATAAACCGTTATAGAGCTTGTTGCCATTGCGGTACAACCCATTGCACTTGTTCCAAAAACAGTGTAATTAGCAGAAACAGCAGGTGTAAAAGGTGCTGCATTTAATACCTGTGGAAACCAGGTATAGGTAGAGGCTCCTGCTCCGCTAAGAGACAGCGTATTGCCGGAGCAAACCGATGGCGAACTTGCCGCGGCCGAGACTACAGGAAGGGGATGGATAGAAACAGTAACCGCCGCTGTAGCGCTTCCACAGCCATTAGCGCCCGTAACAGTAAAAGTATCTGAAAGCGTAGGACTAAATGCCGTTGCATTAGCAACTCCGTTGCTCCAGGTATAACTTATTGCTCCCGAAGCATTTAAGGACAAGGTAGTACCTGGACAAATGCCATTGGCCGTATTGCTCGCAACTGCTGTAACCGTGGGTCCAACTGTATTTACAGTAACTGTTACCGCCGAATTGGCTACACAGCCGAAAACATTTGTACCCGAAACCGAATACGCCGCGGTTGTAGAAGGTGTAACGTTTATAGATGCAGAATTAGATCCTGTACTCCAGGTGTATGTTACATTACCACCACCAGTAAGTGCTGCGGAGCCACCTAAACAAACTGACATATTGCCACTTACCGGGATAGAAGAAGGACTTACATAAGTTGTTCGAGTAGACGCACAACCCGGAATTGGCGTGTACCTGTACATCTCTGCCACTGCGGTCCACGTACTGGTAGAATTCCTTCCTGAAACAGCCCCTCCATGCGTTCCTGTAACATCTTTAATACCCATGGTGTGATTGTAGTTATTGGGTACCATGCTTGCGGTGTGCACTTCAATAACGTTTGACGTTTCATACAGGTGAATCTGAGCTGTAAGATTCCCACCGCCTGAACCAAAGTGAGGAATATTAACGTAAGACACAATTAATTTTCTGTTTGGAGAAGTTCCTACCGTTGTGTAGCTTATCGTTCCACCTGCTCCTGGATTCCAGTCAGTCCATGTGGCGGTAATAATATTTAGAGGTGTTAAGGTGCTTGGCAATGTGCCTCCGGAACAACAACCGTTACTTTGAGAGGCAGAAAAACTTATAAAGCCATTTGAAGAAATATAAAAGCTCGTGTAGGTAGCGCAAAAAAACTTAAAGTTAAAACCAATCGCTGCTGCCGTAGAGGTCATTTGATCATCGCTTAAAGAAACTGTAGTGCCCTCTGCAGATAAAGAACCTGATGAACTTGCCGTTCCTGATGAAGCTGTATAGGGCGCATAAGTTCCTGAAGTAATAGTGTAAGAAGAAGGACATAAAACATACGAAATAGTATGTGTTCCCGCTCCGGCCACTGAAGGATTAAACACCGAGCCAGTTACGCCTGGCCCGGAATATACACCACCTGCCAGGGTGGAAGTTAATTGACTTGTAGGGGAGTAAACACAATAGTTTGAAGCTAGTCCGTTAAAACTACATTGTGCATATACAGATAGTGGTTGTATGAAGCCCAAAACCAGGAGTAAAAAGGAGAAGGCAATTCTAAACTCAGCGAAAACCATGATCAGAAATTTTAAGGTTAGTGTGCAGTTAAATCAAATGTAACATACAAATAGGGCGATTGAGATAAACCATCTGCCAAATGAGGTAGAATATAAAATTTTAGAGATGAAGTTCATAATTCTAAAATGCGTGCAATGCCAAAAAACAGGATTGAAATAAGTTATAATTAATTAAAAGGGAATATTTTGCTCTCAGGTCATACTAAATTCCCAAAAAGACAATCAAGCAAAAAGCAGATTTAATAAGAATTCTCTGCGCTTAAAACTTAGGATTTCTAAAAAAGTAAAAACCTATCTAATTGCCATTGACGTTCATAAGAAACTGACAACGATTGCGTGAATAATCAGCTTATTAGAAATGAGCATTTGTTAAACTCTATCTCCTAAAAAATTATTAATTTCATTGCCTAAATCAAAATCGTATGTCATTTATAAATAATATCACTGCCCGCCAGATATTGGATTCTCGCGGAAATCCGACAATTGAAGTAGATGTAGTAACAGATAGCGGGGTTTTAGGACGCGCAGCCGTTCCCTCGGGAGCTTCTACGGGAACCCATGAAGCAGTAGAATTACGTGACAACGATAAATCTCATTATATGGGCAAAAGTGTTTACACGGCAGTAAACAATGTAAACAGTGTTATTCGCGAGGCGTTAAAAGGCTCTTACATTTTTGACCAAGGGGATATTGACGCTAAAATGATTGAGCTGGATGGAAGTCCAAATAAAGCAAACTTAGGTGCTAATGCTATTTTAGGAGTTTCACTCGCTGTTGCAAGAGCAGCTGCCGAGCAATCAGGAATGCCTTTATACCGGTATGTGGGGGGTGTTAATTCCAATACACTTCCAATACCAATGATGAATATTTTGAATGGTGGCGCACATGCCGATAATGGCATAGACTTCCAGGAATTTATGGTAATGCCTGTAGGTGCAGAATCTTTCAGTGAAGCCTTACGTATGGGAACGGAGATTTTTCATAACCTGAAATCCGTTCTGAAATCACAAAAATTAAGTACTAATGTAGGTGACGAAGGAGGCTTTGCTCCTAACCTTAAAAACAACGAGGATGCTATTAAGTTAGTGATCCAGGCGATTGAAACGGCAGGTTACAAACCAGGACATGACGTTTATATTGCTATGGATGCTGCTGCTTCTGAATTTTATGATGCAAAAGAAAAAGTATATCACTTTAAAAAATCCACCGGCGATAAATTAACTTCCGACGAAATGGTGAGCTTCTGGGCCGACTGGTCTAAAAAATATCCTATCATTTCTATAGAAGATGGTTTTGGGGAAGATGATTGGGATGGCTGGAAAAAACTGACTACCAAAATTGGAAATAAAGTTCAGTTAGTGGGCGACGATTTATTCGTAACCAATGTAAGCCGTTTACAGGAAGGAATTACCAAAAGTATAGCTAATTCGATACTTGTAAAAGTAAACCAGATTGGCTCTTTGACAGAAACTATACAGGCTGTTCAATTAGCCCAAACAAACAGTTACACCTCTGTGATGAGCCACCGTAGTGGTGAAACTGAGGATACAACCATTGCAGATTTAGCAGTTGGCTTGCATTGCGGACAAATTAAAACAGGTGCTCCGTCACGCAGCGACAGGGTTGCAAAATACAACCAACTCCTGCGTATTGAAGAGCAATTAGGCAACTCAGCACGTTATTTGGGAAACAGTTTTAAGTTTGCGAAATAACAAAAAAATAATGCGAAATAACTTTGTTTATATACGCTGAGAGTGTAAATTAGTAACCATATAAAGACATTATTCCATGGATCCGTTGAAAGAAAAGTTTAAGACAAAAGCAGACGTTTTGTCTACAGAGATTAAAGACATTATTAAAAATCATGGTGACCTAAAGTTAGGCGAAATCACCGTTGCACAGGTTTACCAGGGTATGCGTGGTATGCCGGGTATGGTTACTGAAACTTCACGTTTAGATCCTGAGGAAGGAATTCGTTTCAGGGGCTATTCTATTCCTGAATTACGTAAACAATTACCAAAAGCTCCGGGTGGAACTGAACCCTTACCAGAAGGCATTTTCTATTTAATGTTAGTGGGAGAACTTCCAACGCAGGATGATGTTACTTTTATCACAAACGAATGGCAAAAACGCAGTAACGTTCCTAAACACGTGTTTGACGTTATCGAAGCCTTACCAGTAGATACGCATCCTATGACCCAGTTTGTTATTGGGATTATGGCCATGCAAAGAGAATCGGTTTTCGCAAAAGCTTATGCAAAAGGCATGAGTAAAAAAGATTACTGGGATTATGCCTACGAAGATAGCATGAACCTGATCGCACGTTTACCGCGTGTTGCAGCGTACATTTACCGTCGTAAGTACAAAAACAATGTACACATTGAACCAGATCATAAATTAGATTGGGCTGCAAATTTCGCCCACATGTTAGGCTACGAAGAATTTGATATGAAACGTTTAATGCGTTTGTATTTAACTATTCACGTAGATCATGAAGGTGGAAACGTTTCAGCGCACACAACTCACT is a genomic window of Sphingobacteriaceae bacterium containing:
- a CDS encoding phosphopyruvate hydratase — translated: MSFINNITARQILDSRGNPTIEVDVVTDSGVLGRAAVPSGASTGTHEAVELRDNDKSHYMGKSVYTAVNNVNSVIREALKGSYIFDQGDIDAKMIELDGSPNKANLGANAILGVSLAVARAAAEQSGMPLYRYVGGVNSNTLPIPMMNILNGGAHADNGIDFQEFMVMPVGAESFSEALRMGTEIFHNLKSVLKSQKLSTNVGDEGGFAPNLKNNEDAIKLVIQAIETAGYKPGHDVYIAMDAAASEFYDAKEKVYHFKKSTGDKLTSDEMVSFWADWSKKYPIISIEDGFGEDDWDGWKKLTTKIGNKVQLVGDDLFVTNVSRLQEGITKSIANSILVKVNQIGSLTETIQAVQLAQTNSYTSVMSHRSGETEDTTIADLAVGLHCGQIKTGAPSRSDRVAKYNQLLRIEEQLGNSARYLGNSFKFAK
- a CDS encoding citrate (Si)-synthase, eukaryotic, yielding MDPLKEKFKTKADVLSTEIKDIIKNHGDLKLGEITVAQVYQGMRGMPGMVTETSRLDPEEGIRFRGYSIPELRKQLPKAPGGTEPLPEGIFYLMLVGELPTQDDVTFITNEWQKRSNVPKHVFDVIEALPVDTHPMTQFVIGIMAMQRESVFAKAYAKGMSKKDYWDYAYEDSMNLIARLPRVAAYIYRRKYKNNVHIEPDHKLDWAANFAHMLGYEEFDMKRLMRLYLTIHVDHEGGNVSAHTTHLVGSALSDPYLAFAAGMNGLAGPLHGLANQEVLGWIMELKETLGGGLPTKDQIAEYIKKTLTEGKVVPGYGHAVLRKTDPRFTAQQDFYKTYIKHDDICEIVQMVYEVAPPILESTGKIKNPWPNVDAHSGALLVHYGMHEYDFYTVLFGVSRALGVLASLIWDRATNSPIERPGSLTTDNIKAKIKAAQAAAKE